One window from the genome of Enterobacter asburiae encodes:
- a CDS encoding outer membrane usher protein has translation MLFKRSILCIIISTALQSPSFAKDGAVQNTSDESEIEFNDQFLFNTGAKIDVSRFAKGNPIVPGTFKMQIAINGQKKLLTEFTFKENGTTRATPCFTTKLLLQLGIKQEALKDIGEKSEECLDIAKLLPGASWDFDSSNQQLDLVVPQIYIEHRPGGYVDPSLWDDGITAGLLSYDLNAWHSDSPGSTHESAYAGLKYGLNMGAWRLRSRGNLNWDQDSGSEYSSQDIYLQRDITQLRAQLLLGDSYTRGDTFDAISLRGARMYNDDRMLPGGISTYAPVIRGVAKSNAKVTISQSGNKLYESTVPPGAFEISDLSTTGYGSDLVVTIEETDGSIRTFSIPYSSVSQMLRPGYSRWDIGAGELNDNGLRDKPRLGYATGYYGLNNTFTGYSGIEYMDTGYVSGLLGIAMNTGIGAFALDVTHSNADIDGLGTLTGQSYRVSWSKLLEDTRTSFNVAAYRFSTKDYLTLNDAASLAEDIKYHDRSRNPDHNGKDIYSTFQRMKNQVQLNVSQPISEGKNNYGSLYATGSWQDYWTQSSSTSQYSVGYNNSFWLGSYSVSVQRSYDEYGEKDDSIYLSLSIPLENLFGHTKRPGGFSSINSSVNSDFKNNMAVNTSANGNTDDYRFSYSVNTTTTHSESGDVNQIGGYGSYNSPYGPLSLSASAADDNSQQYSLSYSGGMLVHAGGATLAPGSIGDTDTLALVSAPGAKGAHLSLGDGVIGDSGYAVMPYLSAYRENTVGLDISKLESDVEVKNTSMVAIPRSGAIIKVDFETDQGRSLLLDLHRSDNGFIPLGADVLNENSVSVGSVGQAGQAYVRGIENNGKLRVVWGNGADGECTVTYQISDTAKKVGLTTLLNNQVCQM, from the coding sequence ATGTTATTCAAGCGTTCAATACTCTGTATTATTATCAGTACCGCGCTTCAGTCGCCATCTTTTGCAAAAGATGGTGCTGTGCAAAATACGTCTGATGAAAGCGAGATAGAATTTAACGATCAATTTCTCTTTAACACCGGTGCGAAAATCGACGTTAGCCGCTTTGCAAAAGGTAACCCTATTGTTCCTGGCACGTTTAAAATGCAAATTGCGATAAACGGCCAGAAGAAATTGTTGACCGAATTTACATTCAAAGAGAATGGAACAACGCGTGCAACCCCCTGCTTTACGACTAAGCTCCTTTTACAGCTGGGCATAAAGCAAGAGGCCCTGAAAGATATTGGGGAAAAAAGCGAAGAGTGCCTTGATATCGCCAAATTATTACCAGGCGCATCATGGGATTTTGACTCTTCGAATCAGCAACTCGATCTCGTTGTACCACAAATTTATATTGAGCATCGTCCAGGGGGTTATGTCGATCCGTCCTTGTGGGATGATGGCATCACGGCGGGTTTGCTTTCTTACGATCTGAATGCCTGGCATTCAGATTCGCCGGGGTCAACCCATGAAAGTGCCTATGCTGGCCTGAAATATGGCCTGAATATGGGGGCGTGGCGCCTGCGTTCACGCGGCAACCTGAACTGGGATCAGGACAGCGGCAGCGAATATTCAAGCCAAGATATCTATTTACAGCGCGATATCACGCAGCTGCGCGCACAGCTGCTGTTAGGAGACTCCTACACGCGAGGTGACACGTTTGATGCAATCAGTCTCCGTGGCGCACGCATGTACAACGATGACCGTATGCTGCCTGGCGGTATTTCTACTTATGCGCCAGTGATCCGCGGCGTGGCCAAAAGTAACGCGAAAGTTACGATAAGCCAAAGTGGCAATAAGCTGTATGAAAGTACGGTGCCGCCGGGTGCGTTTGAAATCTCCGATCTCAGTACCACAGGCTACGGCAGCGATCTGGTTGTTACCATTGAAGAAACAGACGGCAGCATACGTACGTTTTCCATTCCTTACTCTTCTGTAAGCCAGATGCTCCGACCGGGTTACAGCCGCTGGGATATTGGCGCTGGCGAACTGAATGATAATGGGCTTCGCGATAAACCACGCCTGGGCTACGCCACGGGCTATTACGGTTTAAACAATACGTTCACGGGCTACTCCGGTATCGAGTATATGGATACCGGATATGTTTCCGGCTTGCTGGGTATTGCTATGAATACCGGCATTGGCGCATTCGCGCTGGATGTGACGCATTCCAACGCGGATATCGATGGCCTGGGTACGCTGACGGGTCAAAGTTATCGCGTGTCATGGAGTAAGCTGCTGGAAGATACCCGCACCTCCTTCAACGTCGCAGCCTATCGATTCTCAACGAAGGATTACCTGACGTTGAACGATGCGGCGTCGCTGGCTGAAGACATTAAATATCACGACCGGTCACGTAATCCCGATCACAACGGAAAAGATATTTATAGCACCTTCCAGCGCATGAAAAACCAGGTGCAGCTTAACGTGAGCCAGCCGATTTCTGAGGGCAAAAATAACTACGGCTCGTTATATGCAACCGGCAGTTGGCAGGACTACTGGACGCAGTCCAGCTCAACGTCTCAATACTCGGTGGGTTACAACAACAGCTTCTGGCTGGGAAGCTACAGCGTGTCCGTGCAGCGCAGTTACGACGAGTACGGTGAGAAGGATGACAGCATCTATCTGAGTCTGAGTATCCCTCTGGAAAACCTGTTTGGCCACACCAAACGTCCGGGGGGCTTCTCAAGCATTAACAGCAGCGTGAACTCAGACTTCAAGAACAACATGGCGGTGAATACCAGCGCTAACGGCAATACCGATGATTATCGGTTTAGCTACAGCGTGAATACCACCACAACGCACAGCGAATCCGGTGATGTCAATCAGATTGGCGGCTACGGTAGCTATAACAGCCCTTACGGTCCACTGAGCCTATCTGCCTCGGCGGCAGATGATAACAGCCAGCAATATTCACTGAGTTACAGCGGAGGAATGCTTGTGCACGCCGGCGGTGCCACCCTGGCACCGGGTAGTATTGGTGATACCGATACGCTGGCATTGGTCAGCGCGCCGGGCGCGAAAGGCGCGCATCTCTCGCTGGGTGATGGCGTGATTGGCGATTCTGGTTATGCCGTTATGCCTTATCTCTCTGCATACCGGGAAAACACCGTCGGCCTGGATATTTCCAAACTGGAGTCTGACGTAGAAGTCAAAAACACCAGCATGGTCGCCATTCCACGCAGCGGTGCCATTATCAAGGTGGATTTCGAAACCGATCAGGGTCGTTCTCTCCTGCTTGATCTTCATCGTTCAGATAATGGTTTTATTCCGCTTGGCGCTGATGTGCTCAACGAAAACAGCGTCAGCGTAGGGTCGGTTGGTCAGGCAGGACAGGCCTATGTTCGTGGTATCGAAAACAATGGAAAACTTCGTGTGGTGTGGGGAAATGGTGCCGACGGTGAGTGTACCGTAACGTATCAGATCTCCGATACAGCGAAGAAAGTAGGGTTAACCACCCTTCTCAATAATCAAGTTTGTCAGATGTAA
- a CDS encoding fimbrial protein produces the protein MFKKTILATAVAVMAMGSVSAMATDVGLITFDGAVTDTTCVITTNNGIDANNITISLPVVKKADLEKTTVDTGIGSKEFALHMSQCPETLTKASANFTSQQFADLSNGTLKSDATVAGHADNVNLALFNNTATKTDRIKVGNPSNNTQVADLTSGEGQLSYRVAYVPSAAWVKGTNDITAGKVSSNVTFTMSYE, from the coding sequence ATGTTTAAGAAAACTATTCTGGCTACTGCTGTAGCTGTAATGGCAATGGGTTCTGTATCAGCAATGGCTACGGATGTTGGCCTGATCACCTTTGATGGGGCAGTAACTGACACCACGTGCGTTATTACAACGAATAATGGTATTGATGCAAACAATATCACTATTTCTCTGCCTGTTGTTAAAAAAGCCGATCTGGAAAAAACCACTGTAGATACCGGTATCGGTTCTAAAGAGTTCGCACTGCATATGAGCCAGTGCCCGGAAACCCTGACCAAAGCGTCAGCAAACTTCACCTCTCAGCAGTTTGCCGATCTGTCTAACGGTACCCTGAAATCTGATGCGACTGTTGCAGGCCACGCGGATAACGTCAACCTGGCGCTGTTCAACAACACTGCGACCAAGACTGACCGTATCAAAGTGGGCAACCCAAGCAACAACACTCAGGTTGCTGACCTGACCAGTGGCGAAGGTCAACTGTCTTACCGTGTTGCCTACGTTCCAAGCGCTGCCTGGGTTAAAGGTACCAACGACATTACTGCTGGTAAAGTCAGCAGCAACGTTACCTTTACCATGAGCTACGAGTAA
- the panD gene encoding aspartate 1-decarboxylase, whose product MIRKMLQGKLHRVKVTQADLHYEGSCAIDQDFLDAAGILENEAIDIWNVNNGKRFSTYAIAAERGSKIISVNGAAAHCADVGDIVIIASFVMMSDEEARRWQPKVAYFEGDNDMKRTAKAIPVQVA is encoded by the coding sequence ATGATTCGCAAAATGCTGCAAGGTAAGCTTCACCGTGTGAAAGTCACCCAGGCCGACCTGCACTATGAAGGCTCCTGCGCCATTGACCAGGATTTCCTTGATGCTGCGGGCATCCTTGAAAACGAAGCGATTGATATCTGGAACGTGAATAACGGTAAACGTTTCTCAACCTATGCCATTGCCGCCGAGCGCGGATCTAAAATCATCTCCGTTAACGGCGCGGCTGCACACTGCGCGGACGTGGGTGACATTGTGATTATCGCCAGCTTCGTGATGATGTCCGACGAAGAAGCGCGTCGCTGGCAGCCTAAAGTCGCCTACTTCGAAGGCGACAACGACATGAAACGTACTGCGAAGGCGATTCCGGTTCAGGTGGCTTGA
- a CDS encoding ABC transporter permease, which yields MTHLYWVALKSIWAKEINRFMRIWVQTLVPPVITMTLYFIIFGNLIGSRIGEMHGFTYMQFIVPGLIMMAVITNAYANVASSFFSAKFQRNIEELLVAPVPTHVIIAGYVGGGVARGLCVGILVTAISLFFVPFQVHSWLFVALTLLLTAILFSLAGLLNAVFAKTFDDISLIPTFVLTPLTYLGGVFYSLTLLPPFWQALSHLNPIVYMISGFRFGFLGITDVPLFTTVAVLVVFIIAFYLLCWYLIQRGRGLRS from the coding sequence ATGACGCATCTTTACTGGGTCGCGCTGAAAAGTATCTGGGCGAAAGAGATTAACCGCTTTATGCGCATCTGGGTGCAAACCCTGGTGCCGCCGGTCATCACGATGACGCTCTATTTCATTATCTTCGGTAACCTGATTGGTTCCCGGATTGGTGAGATGCACGGCTTTACCTATATGCAGTTTATCGTGCCGGGCCTGATTATGATGGCGGTGATCACCAACGCCTATGCCAACGTGGCGTCGTCATTCTTCAGCGCCAAGTTCCAGCGCAATATTGAAGAGCTGCTGGTCGCGCCGGTGCCGACGCACGTCATTATCGCGGGCTATGTCGGCGGCGGCGTGGCGCGCGGGCTGTGCGTGGGGATCCTGGTCACGGCGATTTCGCTGTTCTTTGTCCCGTTCCAGGTCCACTCGTGGCTGTTTGTCGCGCTGACGCTGCTCCTGACGGCGATCCTGTTCTCGCTGGCCGGTCTGCTGAACGCCGTGTTCGCCAAAACGTTTGACGATATTAGCCTGATCCCAACCTTCGTGCTGACGCCGCTGACCTATCTCGGCGGGGTGTTCTACTCCCTGACGCTGCTGCCACCGTTCTGGCAGGCGCTGTCGCACCTGAACCCGATTGTCTATATGATCAGCGGCTTCCGCTTTGGTTTCCTCGGCATCACTGACGTGCCGCTGTTTACCACGGTGGCGGTGCTGGTGGTGTTTATCATCGCCTTCTACCTGCTGTGCTGGTATCTGATCCAGCGCGGACGCGGTCTGCGCAGCTAA
- a CDS encoding fimbrial protein has protein sequence MKKTVHVARLSALLALALSSQAMAGSIPLDVTFTATLRETTCDMKVEGGTGDGSNNTIPIGTGGAVQLSDIAGGAEAATANFKLKITECPSSLSGLKTTVSGTKSSYANTAIINAATSGAADYLAVTIARSSAPTAPFEINSTDDSKRLVWTATEISAKEVPLVARLIETQAGKGTTGAFSATATFNFTYE, from the coding sequence ATGAAAAAGACAGTTCACGTGGCACGTCTTAGCGCACTGCTGGCGCTGGCGTTAAGCTCACAGGCAATGGCAGGATCAATCCCGCTTGATGTCACCTTCACCGCAACCCTTCGCGAAACAACCTGTGACATGAAGGTTGAGGGCGGGACTGGCGATGGCTCCAACAACACCATTCCTATCGGCACTGGCGGTGCCGTACAGCTGAGCGACATCGCTGGAGGTGCAGAGGCTGCCACCGCAAACTTTAAGCTGAAGATTACCGAATGTCCTTCCAGCTTAAGCGGACTGAAAACCACCGTTTCAGGAACGAAATCTAGCTACGCTAACACGGCGATTATCAACGCTGCAACCAGCGGAGCAGCAGATTACCTGGCAGTCACTATTGCCCGCTCTTCCGCGCCAACCGCGCCGTTTGAGATAAATTCAACGGATGACAGCAAACGCCTGGTCTGGACTGCAACTGAAATCAGCGCCAAAGAGGTTCCGCTTGTTGCTCGTCTGATTGAAACCCAGGCAGGCAAAGGAACCACTGGTGCCTTCAGCGCCACGGCCACTTTTAACTTTACCTACGAATAA
- a CDS encoding fimbrial protein, whose product MKMHKRITGCLNTLFFVGLTAAGCLGYQEQAAARECQFGDGSGGTTTLANSTYDTGIRWYPRSNNSMWLLASFDVDLSPSLTSDCSAGDDGRQLAYKNAEGNMLGRGPQPDGGIGNYYVTNIPGIYFSVKIFSSAGGGYFGDGNTMDQSGWSDLVSDPGEDIWAGKTWKAHVNVWQDTGEFYNLGGNTNQATFISPSGAYSLGQMTIGNPSDSDNRPWTFNVTPSSFRVPIIASTCEYAQLDSGSNTVDLGEYMLSDFNTSPVSHQFRVQLLGCNNVYSVKYKMTASKLTGPDNNLLGNMLNNGAEGIGVKILGDHNRMQFEQINPNEESDVLFSPDTGSGVNLGLMNFEAQLVKDGNPLKAGNFTGMTTFQISYY is encoded by the coding sequence ATGAAAATGCATAAGAGAATAACAGGATGTTTAAATACGCTCTTTTTTGTTGGGCTAACTGCCGCTGGTTGCCTGGGCTATCAGGAGCAAGCCGCGGCCAGGGAGTGTCAGTTTGGCGATGGTTCCGGCGGTACCACGACGCTGGCAAACAGCACCTACGATACGGGCATCCGTTGGTATCCCAGAAGTAATAACAGCATGTGGTTGCTGGCCTCATTCGATGTGGATCTAAGCCCCTCTTTGACCTCGGATTGCAGCGCGGGAGATGATGGACGCCAGCTGGCCTACAAAAATGCAGAGGGTAATATGCTTGGCCGCGGTCCGCAGCCAGACGGCGGGATAGGAAACTATTACGTGACCAATATTCCCGGCATCTACTTTTCCGTTAAAATCTTCTCCAGCGCCGGAGGGGGATATTTTGGGGATGGTAATACGATGGATCAGAGTGGCTGGAGCGATCTCGTCAGCGACCCTGGCGAAGATATCTGGGCGGGTAAAACGTGGAAAGCACACGTCAACGTTTGGCAGGATACCGGTGAATTTTATAATCTCGGCGGCAATACCAATCAGGCGACCTTTATCTCCCCCAGCGGGGCTTATTCGCTGGGGCAGATGACCATAGGCAATCCGTCTGACAGCGATAACAGGCCCTGGACGTTTAACGTCACACCATCGTCGTTCCGAGTCCCGATTATTGCCTCAACCTGCGAATACGCGCAGCTGGACTCGGGCAGTAACACCGTGGATCTGGGCGAGTATATGCTCTCGGACTTTAACACCTCCCCCGTGAGCCATCAGTTCAGGGTTCAGTTGCTCGGCTGCAACAATGTGTATTCGGTGAAATACAAGATGACTGCCAGCAAACTCACCGGACCTGACAATAACTTACTGGGAAATATGTTAAATAATGGCGCTGAAGGTATCGGTGTGAAAATTTTAGGCGATCATAATCGTATGCAATTTGAGCAGATTAACCCTAACGAGGAGAGTGATGTGCTTTTTAGCCCAGATACCGGCTCAGGAGTAAATTTAGGCCTGATGAATTTTGAAGCTCAATTGGTTAAGGATGGCAATCCGCTTAAAGCCGGTAATTTCACCGGCATGACCACCTTCCAGATTAGCTATTACTAA
- a CDS encoding fimbrial-like protein produces the protein MLTPNKNNRLKGSLIALAAIMNWCWSAPCQSADAGMDVTFNAKIIENTCQISLANDGKVSIPMVSKSWFYNADGSTRLHPTDDAGGTPFAVKIENCTVGSQAPQKFIFSFQPQNKEWPTSTRQVFINETDEAAGGAANTGVVIFSKTLNTNVLNSDGNSSVELIANEEWGTDYPFYARLQNTGVVSAGKVTSHVVVNATYE, from the coding sequence ATGTTAACGCCAAATAAAAATAATCGTCTGAAAGGGTCACTGATAGCCCTGGCAGCAATCATGAATTGGTGCTGGTCTGCCCCATGCCAGTCAGCTGACGCTGGCATGGATGTTACCTTTAACGCCAAAATTATTGAAAATACCTGCCAGATTTCCCTTGCTAACGACGGGAAAGTCTCAATACCAATGGTCAGCAAAAGCTGGTTTTATAACGCAGACGGCTCAACGCGCCTCCATCCCACGGATGACGCTGGCGGCACCCCGTTTGCTGTAAAAATAGAGAACTGCACCGTGGGCAGCCAGGCACCGCAGAAATTTATATTCAGCTTCCAGCCGCAAAATAAAGAATGGCCGACTTCGACGCGACAGGTCTTTATTAATGAAACCGACGAAGCCGCAGGCGGTGCCGCAAATACCGGAGTGGTTATTTTTTCTAAGACACTCAATACCAACGTGTTGAATAGCGACGGTAATTCGAGCGTTGAGCTTATTGCCAACGAAGAGTGGGGAACGGATTACCCCTTCTATGCGCGCCTGCAAAACACGGGTGTGGTGTCCGCAGGTAAAGTAACCAGCCACGTGGTGGTTAACGCAACGTATGAATAA
- the panC gene encoding pantoate--beta-alanine ligase, with product MLIIETLPLLRQHIRRARQEGKRIALVPTMGNLHDGHMKLVDEARARADIVVVSIFVNPMQFDRADDLARYPRTLQEDCEKLKKRHADIVFSPAPSDVYPQGTEEATYVDVPGISTMLEGASRPGHFRGVSTIVSKLFNLVQPDVACFGEKDFQQLALIRKMVADMGYDIEIVGVPIVRAKDGLALSSRNGYLTAEQRKIAPGLSKVMNAMAEQVLAKELTVEEIVALAEQALNDKGLRADDVQIRDADTLLEFTETSKRAVILVAAWLGQARLIDNKVVELA from the coding sequence GTGCTAATCATTGAAACCCTGCCGCTGCTGCGCCAGCATATCCGTCGTGCGCGTCAGGAAGGTAAACGTATCGCACTGGTCCCGACCATGGGCAACCTGCATGACGGCCATATGAAGCTGGTCGATGAAGCGAGAGCCCGTGCAGATATCGTGGTGGTCAGTATCTTCGTTAACCCAATGCAGTTTGACCGCGCCGACGATCTGGCACGCTATCCGCGCACCCTGCAGGAAGATTGCGAGAAGCTCAAAAAACGCCATGCGGATATTGTCTTCTCTCCGGCACCGTCGGACGTGTATCCGCAGGGTACGGAAGAGGCCACTTACGTTGACGTACCGGGCATTTCCACCATGCTGGAAGGCGCAAGCCGCCCGGGTCATTTCCGCGGCGTGTCGACCATCGTCAGCAAGCTCTTTAACCTGGTACAGCCAGACGTTGCCTGCTTCGGTGAGAAAGATTTCCAGCAGCTGGCGCTGATCCGCAAAATGGTCGCGGATATGGGGTACGATATTGAGATTGTCGGCGTGCCGATTGTACGTGCCAAAGACGGTCTGGCGCTCAGCTCGCGAAATGGCTACCTGACCGCTGAACAACGTAAAATCGCGCCGGGCTTAAGCAAGGTCATGAACGCCATGGCGGAGCAGGTTCTGGCAAAAGAGTTGACCGTCGAAGAGATCGTCGCCCTCGCCGAACAGGCGCTGAACGATAAAGGTCTTCGCGCTGACGACGTACAAATTCGTGATGCCGATACGCTGCTGGAATTTACTGAAACCAGCAAACGTGCGGTGATCCTGGTAGCGGCATGGCTTGGCCAGGCTCGTCTGATTGATAATAAAGTGGTTGAGCTGGCGTAG
- a CDS encoding fimbrial chaperone — protein MLSATLSVSHSVFADIVISGTRVIYPESAKDVTVNMENRGNKPLLVQTWLDDGRDSTDPRELKVPFVVTPPVSRIDPAKGQTVRISWLGQTMLQDKETMYWFNVLEIPPKAKTESSENILQLAFRTRIKMFFRPKGLKGDPAIAAKELKWTQNGSMLVARNDSPYYVSLAKIDATVGGKHIAIDPHYVEPFGSQSYVLKESGTAHVSKVAFTAINDFGGADIHEVTLK, from the coding sequence ATGCTGAGTGCCACCCTGTCAGTTTCCCACTCCGTCTTCGCGGATATCGTTATTTCCGGAACCCGCGTCATTTATCCGGAGTCGGCAAAAGATGTCACCGTGAACATGGAAAACCGCGGTAATAAACCTCTGCTGGTACAAACCTGGCTGGATGATGGTCGTGACTCAACCGACCCACGCGAATTGAAAGTTCCTTTCGTTGTAACACCACCGGTTTCCCGTATCGATCCCGCAAAAGGGCAAACTGTACGCATCAGTTGGCTCGGCCAGACCATGCTCCAGGATAAAGAGACCATGTACTGGTTCAACGTTCTGGAGATCCCACCGAAAGCAAAAACGGAGTCTTCGGAAAATATCCTGCAGCTGGCCTTCCGTACCCGTATCAAAATGTTCTTCCGTCCAAAAGGACTGAAAGGCGATCCTGCCATCGCAGCAAAAGAACTAAAATGGACCCAAAACGGCAGCATGCTGGTGGCGCGCAATGATTCCCCTTATTACGTCTCCCTGGCGAAAATCGATGCAACTGTAGGCGGTAAACACATCGCCATCGATCCACATTATGTGGAACCGTTTGGCAGCCAGTCTTATGTACTTAAGGAGTCTGGTACCGCACACGTTAGCAAAGTAGCGTTCACGGCAATCAATGATTTTGGCGGTGCCGACATCCATGAAGTGACGCTCAAATAA
- a CDS encoding PTS sugar transporter subunit IIA, with product MLGWVITCHDEQAQEMLDKLEAKFGPLAQCRAVNYWRGLSTNMLSRMMCDALHETDTGDGVIFLTDKSGAAPYRAAALLSHKHACCEVISGINFALLAVMYPQRELLSSAEFRHAIVAQGVPGVSSLWHQQQKNPPFVLLHDLYKN from the coding sequence ATGCTGGGATGGGTTATCACCTGCCACGATGAACAAGCGCAGGAAATGCTGGATAAGCTTGAAGCCAAATTTGGCCCGCTGGCGCAGTGCCGGGCGGTAAACTACTGGCGCGGGCTGAGCACCAACATGCTGAGCCGCATGATGTGCGATGCCCTGCATGAAACGGACACCGGCGATGGCGTGATTTTTTTGACCGATAAATCGGGCGCGGCGCCTTACCGCGCAGCCGCGTTGCTGAGCCATAAGCATGCGTGCTGTGAAGTCATCTCGGGAATCAACTTCGCCCTGCTGGCGGTAATGTATCCACAGCGTGAATTATTAAGCAGCGCTGAGTTTCGCCATGCCATCGTGGCGCAGGGCGTGCCGGGCGTCAGCAGCTTGTGGCATCAGCAGCAAAAAAATCCCCCCTTCGTCCTGCTCCATGACCTGTATAAGAATTAA
- a CDS encoding polysaccharide deacetylase family protein — protein sequence MLPRILFLLLMLISGVSSASLLSQQTLPAQYMQTTEDAAIWAQVGNSVINVGNVRAGQILAVVPAAADYYEFRFGFGTGFIDKGHLEPVQGKQRVEDSLGDLNKPLSNQNLITWKDTPVYNAPSSGSAPFGTLSANLRYPILSKLKDRLNQTWFQIRIGNRLAWISSLDAQEDNGLPILTYHHILRDEENTRFRHTSTTTSVRAFNNQMAWLRDQGYTTLTMYQLEGYVRNKMNLPAKSVVITFDDGLKSVSRYAYPVLKEYGFKATAFIISSRIKGHPQKWDPKSLQFMSVQEIKGIQDVFDIQSHTHFLHRVDGNKHPILLSRSYHVILFDFERSRRALAQFNPRVLYLSYPFGGYDNKAIKAANDAGFHLAVTTVKGKVKPGDNPFLLKRLYILRTDSLETMSRLISNQPQG from the coding sequence ATGCTACCGCGTATTCTTTTCCTGCTATTGATGCTCATTTCCGGCGTCAGCTCAGCCAGTTTACTCAGCCAGCAAACGCTGCCTGCCCAGTATATGCAAACCACCGAAGATGCGGCGATCTGGGCGCAGGTGGGGAACAGCGTCATCAACGTGGGTAACGTGCGCGCCGGGCAGATCCTGGCCGTTGTGCCCGCGGCGGCGGACTACTACGAATTTCGCTTCGGTTTTGGTACGGGGTTTATCGACAAGGGACACCTGGAGCCGGTTCAGGGGAAACAGCGCGTCGAGGACAGCCTCGGGGATCTCAATAAGCCCCTCAGCAATCAGAACCTGATTACCTGGAAAGACACGCCGGTTTATAACGCGCCTTCCAGCGGCAGCGCACCGTTCGGCACGTTAAGCGCCAATCTGCGCTATCCAATACTGAGCAAACTGAAAGACCGTCTGAATCAGACCTGGTTCCAGATCCGCATCGGCAACCGTCTGGCATGGATCAGCAGCCTGGACGCGCAGGAAGATAACGGACTTCCGATTCTGACCTACCATCATATTCTGCGTGATGAAGAGAACACCCGTTTTCGACATACCTCCACGACCACCAGCGTACGCGCGTTCAACAACCAGATGGCGTGGCTACGCGATCAGGGCTATACCACCCTGACGATGTACCAGCTTGAAGGGTACGTGCGTAACAAGATGAACCTGCCTGCAAAATCGGTGGTGATTACCTTTGACGACGGCCTGAAATCGGTCAGCCGCTATGCGTACCCTGTGCTGAAGGAGTACGGCTTCAAGGCCACGGCGTTTATTATCTCTTCCCGCATAAAAGGCCATCCGCAGAAGTGGGACCCGAAATCGCTGCAGTTTATGAGCGTGCAGGAGATTAAGGGTATTCAGGACGTGTTCGACATTCAGTCTCACACCCATTTCCTGCACCGCGTGGATGGCAATAAGCATCCGATTTTACTGAGCCGCAGCTATCACGTGATCCTGTTTGATTTTGAGCGTTCTCGTCGCGCGCTGGCGCAGTTTAATCCACGCGTGCTCTATCTTTCCTATCCGTTTGGCGGCTACGACAATAAAGCGATAAAGGCGGCGAATGACGCCGGTTTTCATCTGGCGGTGACGACGGTGAAAGGAAAGGTGAAGCCGGGGGATAATCCGTTCTTATTGAAGCGCCTGTATATTTTAAGAACGGATTCGCTGGAGACCATGTCGCGGCTGATAAGCAATCAGCCGCAGGGATGA
- a CDS encoding fimbrial protein: protein MKTIAHSTLIALAIAAGATSGSASAITGTSSVQATFTSTVTAGTCTAQIQNTGGQPISTLAFGDVFKSDLVTNSRSEAFKIAFSGCAGVKSATVQATPGTGGECTGSAKDGDSFSAGLGAGFEVWKGAAASGTLLSCKTKPTQTVNISGATAKLDLAARIVLGKGKTIADVTTGDVSAPVTFVVTYQ from the coding sequence ATGAAAACAATCGCCCACTCTACGCTCATTGCACTTGCCATCGCAGCAGGAGCGACATCCGGCTCCGCGAGCGCCATCACCGGCACCTCCAGTGTACAGGCAACATTTACCTCCACGGTGACTGCAGGGACCTGTACCGCTCAAATACAAAATACGGGCGGTCAGCCTATCAGCACCCTTGCTTTTGGTGACGTATTTAAATCAGACCTGGTGACGAACAGCCGAAGTGAGGCGTTCAAAATCGCGTTCAGCGGTTGCGCCGGGGTGAAAAGCGCTACGGTCCAGGCGACGCCTGGCACTGGAGGCGAGTGTACCGGCTCGGCCAAAGATGGTGACTCCTTCTCGGCAGGCCTGGGGGCAGGCTTTGAGGTCTGGAAAGGCGCAGCCGCCAGCGGTACCTTGCTGAGCTGTAAAACTAAACCGACGCAAACGGTGAACATTAGCGGCGCTACCGCCAAACTGGATTTGGCGGCACGTATCGTCCTCGGCAAAGGTAAGACTATTGCGGATGTCACCACTGGTGACGTCAGCGCACCAGTAACCTTCGTTGTAACATACCAATAA